In Prinia subflava isolate CZ2003 ecotype Zambia chromosome 8, Cam_Psub_1.2, whole genome shotgun sequence, the genomic window TTATCATTCTCCTTTTGCAACGCACAAGGAGATAACAATTAGATGCACTTCCTTTTAATGAGGATCTGGGTCTTGGCATGTGTTTTACAAGAAGGTTAAGGAGACAAGGAACTCCAGTCACAGGAAGACTATTGAAGTTTGTCTTCGCTTAATAATACCAGCTCAGTGgacaaaattacttttaagaGCTCGTTAAGATTAAAACATCTTCATACTTTTCTCAGATTTCTATGGTAGTTGACAGTAAATTGTTAAGGTTTTGTAACACTGCAAAACAggattttctggctttttttctggttttctggcTTTTTAGGAGAGAATGTACATAAAGTTTTAAGGAGTAATACTGAACAAATTGGTTGCAAATTGCATTTTGATCTAAGGATGATACTTAAGATGCTGTTTAATaagtgaaaaatgttaaaagacTGGCACAGCAATGCCTGTATAGTGACTAGATTAAGTTTTGGACTTcaaaaacagcaagaaaaagccCCCATTTTTTGGCTCAGTAtttaattatttgcattttttcacatttaagaTACAGCTAGGAAGAGCTGGAATCTTCTGGCAAGAACAGCAGCTTCCTGTATAGTTCAATCAAGGCAGAAAAATTCAGCCAGCAAATGCAGAGCAGAAGATGAACTAACACTGTGTAAGTTATTGTGGCAGTCTGATTCATCAGAATCCATCATCTGCTTTCACTGTGGCGAGAATGGAGCAGCAGGGACGCACACAGAAAGTGTTTTAGCAGCCTGAGAgcacaaaataaatgtaaaaggGAGTGTTGGAAAGGAGAGCCAAACATTAATGGCAGCATTGATGTGTTGTGTGGTGAGCAGAGAGCAGATCCGTGGAGAGGCTGGGAACTGAAGGGTGAGGAGGATCCAGGCGCAGTGTTTGCTCTctctgtgccagcctgtgctgggtttgctccctgtgtgtctgtgccaggctggcaggcgcctcctcctgcctggacaaggcccctctgctccagcagcagctccaggtgctgtCCTGGGGGTATCCCACTCCCAGCGCTGCTGAGCCCTGTGGacagcaggctgcagggaagtgaggaactgctgctctcagtgcaCTGCCGGCTTTTGGGAGTGGGCTGGACACtcacagaatgggttgggttggaagggactttatGATCATCCAGTTCCtaccctctgccatgggcagggacagcttccactagaccaggttgctccagcctggccttggacactcccagggatccaggggcagccacagcttctctgggcagcctgtacCAGGGCCTGccctctcacagggaagaatttcttccaaatacCTAACCTAGATCTACCCTCTTCCAGTTGCAGCCTGTGAGGAATttcctgggacagagctggctgTGAGCAGGCGTGGCCTGCCtgttgtgtgtctgtgtttgcagtgaaGAGGTTCCATCAGAGGGGATGTGCTGTGACTGCTGgaactgctgctggagctccttgAGGACACTCACCAGCCCACCTGGATGGAGGTTTGGAGTTTGGGACTGCCCACGGGAGCCCTGCTGGAATCAGCACTAAACTGAACCTGGCTCGTTGCAGCCCACAAAGGGCTCTGGTTGTATCTGTTGGCTTAAACTGATGAAAAATATCCTGACTGACCCCTGTGATTGCTGGTCCTGGGTGAAGAGCTCCCTCccctgcagaaaagcagagggCAGCGCCTGTGGCAGGAGTGCTTTACCGTGCAGTGCCGAGGAAGCGCTTCTGGGGCagaacacagcagtgcagtgagggctgtcccctttcctttcctacCAAAGCCAGGCAacactgcctgctgctggtggcaaGGTGGCgtgttcctgctgcaggtgggACTGTGCTGAAGGGTTGTCATGGCACCACCGTGCTTGTGAAAGGATCGCGCTTCTTCCTCAGCACAACTTCATTTTCAAGAGCACACAAGTTTGTTCAGAGCGGACAGATGGCCTCAGATCAGCTTCTGCTGCAAATGACTACTTGAATTCTTAGGTACGAGGCATGATTCAAACCTGACTGCTGGAGGtgccaggaaaataaatgatAGCTGCCAGGGTTGCAGTCTGTTGCCCAGCTAATTCCCAAAATCAGCCTCTTGCTACTGAGAGCTGACAGCAGGGTTCAGAGATGACAAATGATCAGAAAATAACACAGTCTGTGCAGGCCTTTGGTCTGATCTCTGTCCAAGCCCAAAGAGTCAGCACCAGCCCTCTGCAAATGCTGCTCCTTGGTCCCAGAAGATACAGGTCACACATGGAATTTATGATTAATCCTCATTGTTAGTGCATGAATCTTTAGCAAAGGATAATTACTTTAATTAGTTCTCAGTGTTTTGTACTGTCAGTGGGGAGATACCTGCTTACCTTCCTCTGAGACCTGGTCTCTACAGGACCTAGCTGAGGTGGGTGAGGGGATAGTTGTAACCCCAGGGCTCAGTGCAACATTCAAACCAGTCTGACAGTATCAAGTATGGGCCAGGAAAACGTAAAATATGTGTCAGGGCTAGGGCTGTGTCAGAGCTGTGTGGCTGTTTGATACTCTGTTTAATGTTTctaactttcttttcttttaagtgtTTAGGaactggtttttttgttgttgttgcaatACAGATAATGGATGTAACCTCTCATTTCTGACTTTGGCATAAAAGCTCCCATTGCCCAGGAGGTTTTGAAGCTCACCCCTTTaactttttattaaattttcattttattgagCTTATCTCTGCACAATAAGATAATTGTGCTTCCTTACACCCACCTCAGAAATAAACCGAGCCATACAAATTCCACACCTCACTTTACTCCCCTCCCAACAAAATGCAACCTCTAGGTCACACGGGTCTCCCTTGAAAGGAAAGAGCAATTTGCAGCAGTTCCTTGCCCAGTTCCTCGTGCCTGCCCCCGGCGCTGAACTCGGCAGAGAGCTCCCTGAAGGTGATGCAGACGCGGCGGTGCTCGATGTGCCTGCGGTGGATGCCGTGCTTCCACTTGTACCGGGCAtccccctgcagcaccagcagcgaCCTCTGCGGCAGCAGGATGGACACACTCACTTCCCTCCTCGGAACCAGCCTCGGGGACAAACAGCACCTGGTCCCCTCTTCTCCTGAACTTCTGCACATAAAGGATGCAGGGTGACTTAATTCCTCGTTACTGGAAACGGGGAATAATTGGATGGTGTCCTCTGAATCGCAGGACATGGAGAGCACAGTTTTTGAGAGCAGGTTCAGGCTGACCAGGCGCTCCCCCCAGAGCCACCAGTCATCAAAGTGGGGGTCGATGGCAGAGCCTCTCTCTGGTCTGTAGTCCAGGTTACACTGCTCCACAGGTAAGAAAccactgagcacagcacaggcctTCATCTGGGCCACGATCTTCCTGCTGAAACTTGGCAAACCAGTAAAGCTGCCAGCTTTCAGCCTTTGTTTCTTGAAGTTCACTTTAGGCCCATAGTCCTGTTGGAaaagaagagggaggaaaaagctAGTGTAAAGGGAAAATCTAGGACAAGGCTTTTTGGAGAGGCTGTTCCTGCAGAGTGCTGTTCTCATCTCTTCCAGTGACCTGGTTGCCAGGTTGCAAAAGGACTCAGTGAATCTACATTAATCTCTCTGGATTTATGAAGTAAAACCAAATCTGAACACCCACTTCTTTCCCTTGGAGATTGTGTGAACTTTAATGCTTGAACACACACCATCAAATACTGCTTGTTGTAACTATCATGTACTTTTGCAAGAAGTTGATTTTAATTACAGGTAGTTCTTGTCACTGATTTCAAGAAAAGCTTTCAAAGGAAACACTTAATGGAATGTATcaatattttgggttttaactgaaaacagctttgcttttccataGGGATCTAAGATCAGATGTGCTTCTAAAGTCCAACCTGTTTCTTTCGGCCAGACTGTGATGGTTTCCAGTCATCTTGATCCATCAGTTCCACTATCTCACACTCTTCATCTTCACTAATGAACTCCTCCACCAGGAACACCCCTGGAAAGGGAAATGCCCAGCCAGCAAATTCCGAGTGCTCATTTCCTTTAGCTAGGCCTGTTGCTGGACAGTAAGTGAAATTATCTTCTCCCTGTGGAAATATCAacggaaaagaaaaaaaagacaataacatatttcctttatttccatttccccTGCAACCTTGGTAGTGCAGCATGAAAACTGCATAGTATTCTTGCAGACAAGAGAAATGTTACAGCTGCTTTTGGGGAACAACTATTGCCTGCTCTTTGTTTCCAGCTGCAGTATCACTGTGCTGCTTGCTTGAAGCCACTTTTCTTTCCTATTGATGTCTTTatcctggaaaagcagggaagaaTTGATGATCCCCAGGGCCACGGGTATAAGGAGATTAATGGTGGATATTGCTGCAGAGATACGGTTTGTCACAGCAATAAATGCCGAACGAGGAAAGTTGTTGAAAATCGCGCAGGCCACAAGGCTAAGCTGTAACAAATGAATGCGAATGTAACACGTGAGGCTCAGGTGAGCTCCGATCGCCTTCGGAGCGTTCCCGAGGTGAACAATTCACAATTCGCAATGCGCGGGCTCTGCCTTGTCCCCGCTGAGCGGCCCCgggctccggccccgctccggccgcGGGGGTCCCGCAGCCGCCCCGCCCCGAGGGGCCCCGGCCGgcgccccccgccgccccccggctcctcccgcagccccgccccgccgcccgccccctccccggTACCTGCGGGGGCGGAGCGGCCGGCGCGGGCCCCTcgcagagcaggcaggagcgGATCCCCTTGCAGCCGCAGCCCGGtcctccgccgccgcccgccgcctgCATCCCGCGGGCTGCGCCGAGGACACAGCCCCCccctcccgctcctcctcccgcccttccttcctccccggctcctcttcctcctccccggccgCTTCCAGGtgagggcagcggggctgggcgCAGGCCGCGCGGCCGGGCAGCGGGGGCGGAGGGGTGGGGGTGCGGGCGGACTCGCGCTCCCAGCAGCCTCCGCGGCGCGCCCGGGCCCCGCGCCGCTGTTCGGCGCCGCGGGGGACGCTGGGAGTTGTAGGCGCGGCGCACGCCCCGCGGGGGCGCCTCAGGCCGCGGCACACGCCGGCCCCCGCGGTGCTCGGTGTCCGGAGGCGGCGGTGACGGGCGAGGCCTCGGGCCGGGGCCGCACctgccccgcccggcccggtCCGGCCCTGCCCACGGGCGGAGCCGCGGCCTGCGCCCGCAGCCGGTAATAGCCCGCGGCCCGGAGGCCTCCCCGGCGTGTGCGGACAGCCCGGCATCCGTGGCCAGGTCACCCCCGGGGCATCGCGCACCGcggcccggggcagcgccgctGGGCCGGGCGGTGCAGGGCAGCTCCGAGCAAACGCGTTCAGGTCAGGCGGATGGCCGGCTGTGGGGCTCCATCCCCAGAAATGCggtggggcaggaggggtcGGTTCCCAGTGAAAGATCCGCGGGGTTCAGCAGCCCCCGGGTAAGCGAGGGTACCCTCTGCAGCATCACCCGCGGTGCTGCGGGGATGGGACATGCCGTGGCTggccctccctgcagctcccgcAGTGCCACAGCTGTGGCGGGGGTGCCAGTGTGCCAAAGAGAGGTCAGTGGGAACATCCACAGTCACTGGTGTCACATTTTTATTACAGGCACAGCATCTAAGGCAGGTTTGTTTGGATCAGCCTGACCCTGGTGGTTTGGCTCGCAGTGAGAGCTCTGTCGCTTGAAGCATCAAATCCCCAACAGCTGCTGTTCAAACCGGTTTTCAGTTCAGCTCTTTGTGCCTGTATACAATATTTCAGTGTATACAATATCGTAGAGCCCCGTTGCTCATCACACAATGCTGGAGGTGTATGGGGCTGCTGAAACCAAACCCAAGCACAGCTCAGTGCCCTGTGTGCTCCTCACGATGTGCTGGAGTGGCATTGAGGCAGCCTTGATCTAACACAGAGAGACAGGAGCGAGCCTGGCCTTTTAGCTCTgttctcttttatttccctctcttGGAATCTATgtcagggagagagggaagccCAGAACCAGTCATTTCATGGAGCTCTTTTGGCCCTGTCAGCATTGTTATTCCAAATATCAGCAtatccctgtgtgtgtgtgtactgaAGCATCAGTTGATCACCAATAAGACAGAGAAcgctgttgattttttttctttcatgaggAAGTGATGTCCTTGATTGGTGTATGTTTAAATTTCTGCTGATTAATTCAGTTTTCCAAAATTTGGGGGAATTTAGAAGTCATCAGCCAAGAGCCTGTCCAGCTAGTCAGGCCAGTGAATGCAGTGTCACTTTCTTGGGAGAAAAACATCCACAGCAGGTGTATTGACTcttactgctgctttttgtttgaaAGAGTGTTGGaattcctggagcagagcccaggagagGCACAAGCAGGTACCTGTGATGCTGTCCTGGTCCTGAGTGCCATCGCTCATGGACAGCTTTCACCTGCAGCAAGTCTGGCACTCCAGCAGCCACGGGATGTATCCCTGTTGTTTTGGAGATGGATTGGATCAGCGTGCTGGGAGCCTGTGCCCAATCTAATAATAGTTTCTGCCATGTTCATTTCAACCAAGTAAAAAAGGTGACTTCCAACGCAGCAGCAAAATCAGTAGATACCCTCATagaattttttccctcccttggAGCTGTTGAAAGCATTTCCTCTTATTCCCATTTGTTCTTTCAGGAGGGTAACCAGAAGACATCCTACAGCTGACTGATTGGTGATTCCAGCAGTGAGGTGGAgattaaaaatgtcaaaaattaCTACAGAACTTCTTTTGGAAAGAGCAGTTCCAAGATCTACGAGGCTCCGAAAGATTGAGACACTGAAGTAAGTGCAGACAGGCCCCTGCGAAATTCCAGATGAATTCAACCTGGCAATGACTTTCTGTCTATCTTTCGTTCCCCTaaacattttttactttaaaaaagagagtttcaaagcacagagctgagagGGCATTCTCAGTGCAAAACCAGTGCATTCACTAAAGAGGTTATTGGCAGATGTCAcctttttttgccatttctATTGTATATTTGCTGCCATTCTTTTTGTGAAACTGCTGAAGGCTGGATCCTGATTTCCTAACCCAAGGTATCATCCCTACCCCTGAAGCCCTTGCATCTTTGCTAGCAATTGCTTAATGTGAATAAGAGAATCATCCAGCATGGATTTCAGAGggttttttaagtatttttggCATTATTTCCCTTCCATTTTCCTCTCAGTTATCCTACAACCTCAGCCATTGCAGAGGGAGAGAATAAACTCTGAATCACTTAAAAACAACTAAAACAGTTTTGTCATTCAGGTCCTTAACAGAAGTTATTGCAAATATGTGTCTTTACAAATGTTTAACACCGTGGAATTTTGCTGTTCCAGAGCTGGCCAATCCAAGTGGCTCAGCTGGCCAATTTCTgcctttgttgtttttgttgctgaTGTCAGGGGGTTTGGGTTTCACATGTACTCTTTAAAgttatttctttcagtttgcCTTGTGctaaagtaattattttt contains:
- the ALKBH4 gene encoding alpha-ketoglutarate-dependent dioxygenase alkB homolog 4, which translates into the protein MQAAGGGGGPGCGCKGIRSCLLCEGPAPAAPPPQGEDNFTYCPATGLAKGNEHSEFAGWAFPFPGVFLVEEFISEDEECEIVELMDQDDWKPSQSGRKKQDYGPKVNFKKQRLKAGSFTGLPSFSRKIVAQMKACAVLSGFLPVEQCNLDYRPERGSAIDPHFDDWWLWGERLVSLNLLSKTVLSMSCDSEDTIQLFPVSSNEELSHPASFMCRSSGEEGTRCCLSPRLVPRREVSVSILLPQRSLLVLQGDARYKWKHGIHRRHIEHRRVCITFRELSAEFSAGGRHEELGKELLQIALSFQGRPV